The following coding sequences are from one Kallotenue papyrolyticum window:
- a CDS encoding M20 family metallopeptidase: MPDALLRYLAQAPWVEELSAWAAIESCSRDAQGLAQMRVVLEQRLRRLGAAVERVGSMHLLARWPGVGQPILLLGHFDTVYPRGTLVQQPIAQRDGGLFGPGVLDMKGGLLMGCLAIEALQALDRRPRRPVWFLCTGDEEVGSPDARPWIERYAREAAAVLVLEAAGNGGALKTARKGVGLYELVVTGRAAHAGVAPEQGRSALLELAHQIIWLHTLNDAAQGTTVNVCVAQGGTATNVVPAEARAAINIRVRTLAEAERIAAALQARQAVLDGVTLCFSGGLNRPPMERSAAIARLFARAQALARELGFELSETETGGGSDGNFTAALGVPTLDGLGPVGGGAHARHEHVQLASLAPRTALLARLLETL, encoded by the coding sequence ATGCCTGATGCATTGCTGCGCTATCTGGCGCAGGCGCCGTGGGTGGAAGAGTTGAGCGCCTGGGCGGCGATCGAGTCGTGCTCCAGGGATGCGCAGGGACTGGCGCAGATGCGCGTGGTGCTGGAGCAGCGGCTGAGGCGGCTTGGCGCTGCAGTCGAGCGCGTGGGCAGCATGCATCTGCTGGCGCGGTGGCCCGGCGTTGGGCAGCCGATCCTGCTGTTGGGCCACTTCGATACGGTCTATCCGCGCGGCACGCTGGTGCAGCAGCCGATCGCGCAGCGCGATGGCGGTTTGTTCGGCCCGGGGGTGTTGGACATGAAAGGTGGCCTGCTGATGGGCTGCCTGGCGATCGAGGCCTTGCAGGCGCTCGACCGCCGTCCGCGGCGTCCGGTTTGGTTCCTCTGCACCGGCGACGAAGAGGTAGGCAGTCCCGACGCGCGTCCCTGGATCGAGCGCTATGCGCGCGAAGCGGCAGCGGTATTGGTGCTGGAGGCGGCGGGCAACGGCGGTGCGCTCAAAACCGCGCGCAAGGGGGTCGGGCTGTATGAGCTGGTGGTGACAGGTCGCGCGGCGCACGCCGGGGTCGCGCCCGAGCAGGGGCGCAGCGCGCTGCTGGAGCTGGCCCATCAGATCATCTGGCTGCACACACTCAACGATGCCGCGCAGGGCACCACGGTCAATGTCTGTGTCGCGCAGGGCGGCACGGCCACCAACGTCGTTCCCGCCGAGGCGCGCGCGGCGATCAACATCCGGGTGCGCACGCTGGCCGAAGCCGAGCGCATCGCAGCGGCGCTTCAGGCGCGCCAGGCGGTGCTCGACGGCGTGACGCTGTGCTTCAGCGGTGGCCTCAACCGACCGCCCATGGAGCGCAGCGCGGCGATCGCGCGGCTGTTTGCGCGGGCGCAGGCACTGGCGCGCGAGCTGGGCTTCGAGCTGAGCGAGACCGAAACCGGCGGCGGCTCAGACGGCAACTTTACCGCGGCGCTGGGCGTGCCCACGCTCGACGGCCTGGGACCGGTCGGCGGTGGCGCGCATGCCCGCCATGAGCATGTGCAGCTCGCCTCGCTCGCGCCGCGTACGGCGCTGCTGGCGCGGCTGCTGGAGACGCTCTAG
- a CDS encoding SOS response-associated peptidase: protein MCGRYALTVDDRAVLRERFAVQRLPATLNASANIKPTQSAPVVLQGADARELVLMRWGLIPAWARERTGGAPLFNARAESVADKPSFRAALRRRRCLVPATAFYEWRQAGQRKVPYAFVVGDGELFALAGLYEAWRDATGATVWSYTIITTTPNRLVAPIHDRMPVILPREHEALWLDPQVEDGALLRELLVPYPAERMHLHPVAGTL from the coding sequence ATGTGTGGTCGCTATGCTTTGACGGTTGATGATCGGGCTGTGCTGCGCGAGCGCTTTGCGGTGCAGCGCCTGCCTGCGACGCTGAACGCATCCGCCAACATCAAGCCGACGCAAAGCGCGCCGGTGGTGCTCCAGGGTGCGGATGCGCGCGAACTGGTGCTCATGCGCTGGGGCCTGATCCCGGCCTGGGCCCGCGAGCGCACCGGCGGCGCGCCCTTATTCAACGCGCGCGCTGAAAGCGTGGCCGATAAGCCTTCGTTTCGCGCGGCCTTGCGCCGGCGGCGCTGCCTGGTGCCGGCGACCGCCTTCTACGAATGGCGCCAGGCAGGGCAGCGCAAGGTGCCCTATGCCTTCGTCGTCGGCGACGGCGAGCTGTTCGCCCTGGCCGGGCTCTACGAAGCCTGGCGCGACGCCACGGGCGCAACGGTGTGGAGCTATACGATCATCACCACCACGCCCAACCGACTGGTCGCACCGATCCATGATCGCATGCCGGTGATTCTGCCGCGCGAGCACGAGGCGCTCTGGCTCGATCCCCAGGTGGAGGACGGCGCGCTGCTCCGCGAGCTGCTCGTGCCCTACCCCGCCGAGCGCATGCACCTGCATCCGGTGGCCGGCACGCTGTAG
- a CDS encoding DUF4007 family protein, whose amino-acid sequence MAHLNLRSDEQHSAPVAPAVERSVPQRYGFAGHETFPFRYGWLTKAVAGVREDPLIFTREAAIVRLGVGKNMVASIRHWGLATRLLAEQGTGGLTVTPLGALLLEQGDPFLEDPASLWIIHWLLATNPSRAATWWLALARYPQPDFTKTRLVRYIVEFAERHGLRVKESTVIRDVDCFVRTYLPSRTASKRLIEDSFDCPLVELGLIQPTPDGEHFQFNIGPKPGLPAAVVAFALCEYWARTRPERQTLAFNDALYGEASPGQVFKLDENTLMAYAEAWPELTDGRLQLDETAGLKQFYRSAPIDAMELLARYYADRSIA is encoded by the coding sequence ATGGCGCACCTGAATCTGAGGAGCGACGAACAGCATTCGGCTCCTGTCGCTCCCGCGGTTGAGCGATCCGTTCCCCAACGCTACGGCTTTGCCGGGCACGAAACCTTTCCCTTCCGTTATGGATGGTTGACGAAAGCGGTCGCCGGCGTGCGCGAAGATCCGCTGATCTTCACGCGTGAGGCGGCGATCGTGCGCCTGGGCGTGGGCAAGAACATGGTTGCCAGCATCCGCCACTGGGGCCTGGCCACGCGCCTGCTCGCCGAGCAGGGGACGGGCGGTTTGACGGTGACGCCGTTGGGCGCGCTGCTGCTGGAGCAGGGCGACCCGTTTCTGGAAGATCCGGCCTCGCTTTGGATCATTCACTGGCTGTTGGCGACCAATCCATCGCGCGCGGCTACCTGGTGGCTGGCGCTGGCGCGCTATCCTCAGCCCGACTTCACCAAAACGCGCCTGGTGCGCTACATCGTCGAGTTCGCCGAACGTCACGGGCTGCGGGTCAAGGAATCGACGGTCATTCGGGATGTTGATTGTTTCGTGCGCACCTACCTACCGTCACGGACCGCTTCCAAACGGTTGATTGAAGATAGTTTCGACTGCCCACTCGTTGAACTTGGCTTGATCCAACCGACGCCTGACGGCGAGCACTTCCAGTTCAACATCGGGCCCAAGCCCGGCCTGCCGGCGGCGGTGGTCGCATTTGCGCTGTGCGAGTACTGGGCCCGCACGCGTCCCGAGCGGCAGACGCTCGCCTTCAACGACGCGCTGTACGGCGAGGCCAGTCCAGGCCAGGTCTTCAAGCTCGATGAAAACACGTTGATGGCCTACGCCGAAGCCTGGCCGGAGCTGACCGACGGTCGCTTGCAGTTGGATGAGACCGCCGGTCTCAAGCAGTTCTACCGCTCCGCGCCGATCGATGCCATGGAGCTGCTCGCCCGCTACTACGCCGACAGGAGCATAGCATGA
- a CDS encoding phosphoadenosine phosphosulfate reductase family protein, protein MSQPRVRHILSLSGGKDSTALAIYMRDRVPEMEYVFCDTGEELPETYAYLRKIEAFLGKNITVLNPDRPFSHYLDIYRGVLPDAKTRWCTRMLKIKPFERYVGNDLVFSYIAIRADEVHRKGYISSKSNITPVYPFIDDGITKTDVYRILEESGIGFPDYYKWRSRSGCYFCFFQRRIEWVGLLENHPDLFDKARGFEKFDPETGERFTWNQRESLDELSRPERMEEIKASRQNCLKNEEKKGLIDIFFEDNNDDDQPCLICHL, encoded by the coding sequence ATGAGCCAACCTCGTGTGCGCCATATTCTGTCGTTGTCCGGTGGGAAGGACAGCACCGCGCTGGCGATCTATATGCGCGATCGCGTGCCTGAGATGGAATACGTCTTCTGCGATACCGGCGAGGAGTTGCCGGAGACGTATGCGTATCTCAGAAAAATCGAAGCTTTTCTTGGAAAGAATATAACTGTTCTTAATCCAGATAGGCCTTTCTCTCACTACCTTGACATTTATCGAGGGGTTTTGCCTGATGCAAAGACGAGGTGGTGTACGAGAATGTTAAAAATTAAACCATTTGAGCGTTATGTTGGTAATGATCTAGTTTTTAGTTACATAGCAATTCGCGCTGATGAGGTGCACAGGAAGGGTTATATTTCTTCAAAGTCGAACATCACTCCTGTTTATCCATTTATTGATGATGGGATTACAAAGACTGACGTGTATAGAATTTTGGAAGAGAGTGGTATTGGTTTTCCTGATTATTACAAATGGAGGTCTCGATCAGGTTGTTATTTTTGTTTCTTTCAAAGGCGTATAGAATGGGTTGGTTTGTTGGAGAACCATCCTGATTTGTTTGACAAGGCTCGGGGTTTCGAGAAATTCGATCCGGAAACGGGTGAAAGGTTTACTTGGAATCAAAGAGAGAGTCTCGATGAATTATCGCGTCCAGAAAGGATGGAAGAAATCAAAGCGAGCAGACAAAATTGTCTAAAAAATGAGGAAAAGAAAGGTCTCATAGATATATTTTTTGAGGACAATAATGACGATGATCAGCCTTGTTTGATATGTCACCTGTGA
- a CDS encoding DUF4007 family protein — MFHETFSLNRPAIAEVLQVLHSHKGEVNLKQLHQRTKLGTNYAKAMPRYARGCGLLEPTGSRLTRFGALALAHDPALQHPATQWLMHYHLSAPHGPGPRFWHYLVTRELRPGNIVHSEPLAEAIAQGLADEAALQARSLRATATVFLGSYAKAEGLQTLGVLKAYDRQRYLVEPPAAPPLAALAVSLACYWRDVLGNPLTVSLDTLTQPGGLADVLLISAAALERLLEQLQRHRVIELYRQAPPYQVARLWDDPDELLHHLYDHDWS; from the coding sequence ATGTTCCACGAAACATTTTCTCTCAATAGGCCGGCTATTGCTGAAGTGTTGCAAGTACTGCATTCTCATAAGGGTGAAGTAAACTTAAAGCAGTTACATCAACGCACAAAACTCGGTACAAACTATGCAAAGGCTATGCCGCGCTATGCGCGCGGCTGCGGCCTGCTGGAGCCGACCGGCTCGCGCCTGACGCGCTTCGGTGCACTGGCGTTGGCGCACGATCCCGCGCTGCAACATCCCGCGACGCAGTGGCTGATGCACTACCACCTGAGCGCGCCGCATGGGCCCGGTCCGCGCTTCTGGCACTATCTGGTGACGCGCGAGCTACGGCCCGGCAACATCGTGCACAGCGAGCCGTTGGCCGAAGCGATCGCGCAGGGCCTGGCCGACGAAGCGGCGCTGCAGGCACGCTCGCTGCGAGCGACCGCAACCGTGTTTCTGGGCAGCTACGCCAAGGCGGAGGGCTTGCAGACGCTGGGCGTGCTCAAAGCCTACGACAGGCAGCGCTATCTGGTCGAACCGCCCGCCGCGCCGCCGCTCGCGGCACTGGCTGTCAGCCTGGCTTGCTACTGGCGCGATGTGCTAGGCAATCCCCTGACGGTGTCGCTGGACACCCTGACACAACCGGGTGGTTTGGCCGACGTGCTGTTGATCAGCGCTGCCGCGCTGGAACGGCTGCTGGAGCAGCTCCAGCGCCATCGTGTGATTGAGCTGTACCGCCAGGCGCCACCCTACCAGGTCGCGCGTCTGTGGGACGATCCCGACGAGCTGTTGCACCATCTCTACGATCATGACTGGTCATAA
- the brxL gene encoding BREX system Lon protease-like protein BrxL has protein sequence MRALSHTTETLDQKVQRVFGKMVIDKRRLPSSQLQKRGVPAYVGEWVLDKIVPGEGPLTPLEAARVQAWAQNNVAAPSDREIFKHRLARGERVKLLTHVRVEIELRGGTPRRVAKITALDLNDVEISDELLNKYPDLLRHGMWGVVELLYTSAGPVIVAFNPMQSVVNLDAFKRERVHFTLDEWRDLIVVSMGYRPEVFTAEEKLILLMRLLPIVQKNMHLMELAPKGTGKSYLYENISPKVRLISGGNVSPAVLFVNNATGQWGLLGRFAVVVLDEVQTLRFEKPEEIIGGLKGFLANGRLTRGGLHETSSDCSLVLLANITLNAAQQPVREPLIEELPRFLRETAFLDRIRGIIPGWKVPKLSHDSFACSVGWKADVFGSVLLALREDLGADQYVARRVQLRGERAYKRNEDAIRAIASGLMKLLFPDGIVSDADFERYCLQPAIELRQYVWDQLYSLDAEYRQYDRRLECELLDG, from the coding sequence ATGCGTGCCTTGTCGCATACCACGGAAACGCTCGACCAGAAGGTACAGCGCGTGTTTGGCAAGATGGTCATCGACAAGCGCCGTTTGCCATCCAGTCAGCTCCAGAAACGGGGCGTGCCTGCCTATGTTGGCGAGTGGGTTCTGGATAAGATCGTGCCGGGCGAGGGTCCGTTGACCCCTTTGGAAGCCGCCAGGGTGCAGGCCTGGGCGCAGAACAACGTCGCCGCGCCGAGCGACCGCGAGATCTTCAAGCATCGGCTGGCGCGGGGCGAGCGCGTGAAGTTGTTGACGCATGTGCGGGTCGAGATCGAGCTGCGCGGCGGTACTCCCAGGCGTGTTGCCAAGATCACTGCGCTCGATCTCAATGATGTTGAGATCAGCGATGAGCTGCTGAACAAGTATCCCGATCTGCTGCGCCACGGCATGTGGGGTGTTGTCGAGCTGCTGTATACCTCCGCCGGTCCGGTGATCGTGGCGTTCAATCCCATGCAGTCCGTGGTCAACCTTGACGCGTTCAAGCGGGAGCGCGTCCATTTCACGCTCGATGAATGGCGCGATCTGATCGTGGTGTCGATGGGCTACCGTCCGGAGGTCTTCACCGCCGAAGAGAAGCTGATCCTGTTGATGCGTCTGCTGCCGATCGTGCAGAAGAACATGCACCTGATGGAGCTGGCGCCCAAAGGGACCGGTAAAAGTTATTTGTACGAGAATATCAGTCCCAAGGTGCGCCTGATCAGTGGCGGTAACGTCAGTCCGGCAGTGCTCTTTGTCAACAATGCAACCGGGCAGTGGGGCTTGCTCGGTCGCTTTGCAGTGGTGGTGCTCGACGAGGTGCAAACCCTGCGCTTCGAAAAGCCCGAAGAGATCATCGGCGGCCTGAAAGGCTTTCTGGCCAACGGCCGTCTCACGCGCGGCGGCCTGCACGAGACGTCCAGTGATTGCTCACTGGTGTTGCTGGCCAACATCACCCTCAACGCAGCGCAGCAGCCGGTGCGCGAGCCGCTGATCGAGGAGCTGCCGCGCTTTCTGCGCGAAACGGCCTTCCTGGATCGCATTCGGGGCATTATCCCCGGTTGGAAGGTGCCAAAGCTGAGCCACGACAGCTTTGCCTGTTCGGTGGGGTGGAAAGCCGATGTCTTCGGCAGCGTGCTGTTGGCGCTGCGCGAGGATCTGGGCGCCGACCAGTATGTGGCGCGCCGCGTCCAGTTACGGGGCGAGCGCGCCTACAAGCGCAACGAGGATGCCATCCGCGCCATCGCCAGCGGGCTGATGAAGCTGCTGTTCCCGGACGGGATCGTGTCGGACGCCGACTTCGAGCGTTACTGCCTGCAACCGGCGATCGAGTTGCGGCAGTATGTGTGGGATCAGCTCTACAGCCTGGATGCCGAGTACCGCCAGTACGATCGCCGCCTGGAGTGCGAGCTGTTGGATGGCTGA
- a CDS encoding vWA domain-containing protein: MDDRIVEFIQALRGVGVRVSLAESADCMRAIEQLGVQDREAFRAALRATLIKEHPDFAAFDQLFPLFFQVGPPMRRAQGADAPLSQQQQAQLAAAMQQLMQQISQKLRELAQRLMEGRALTREELEQMAEQAGMRRLQQATPQMRRFIERQMQQQLGLNELQRLLEQLEAALQQAGMSREGRQQVRQIAEGNATALQEQIEQFVGAGLARQLTEYLRQDPMRELLDRPIDQLNPREIEALRDEVRRLVARLRTRAALRNRRHRAGALDAKATVRYAQRYGGVPLELRFRRKRLKPKLAVICDISTSMRPHASFMLTMMYELQDVVAHTRSFAFIEDMHDITQEFTGKRPQEAIREVLRRIPPGYYSTDLGRSLATFCRQHLDAVDRRTTVIILGDGRNNFNDPRLDCLDTIRRHARRVLWFNPEHERLWGTGDSDMRRYVGHVDAVFHVATLRQLADAIDHLLAER, translated from the coding sequence ATGGATGACCGAATTGTCGAATTCATTCAGGCGTTGCGCGGCGTGGGCGTGCGCGTCTCGCTGGCCGAAAGCGCCGACTGCATGCGCGCGATCGAGCAGCTAGGCGTCCAGGATCGCGAAGCCTTTCGCGCGGCGCTGCGCGCAACGCTGATCAAGGAACATCCCGACTTCGCCGCCTTCGACCAGCTCTTCCCTCTCTTCTTCCAGGTCGGTCCGCCCATGCGGCGTGCCCAGGGCGCGGACGCGCCGCTCTCGCAGCAACAACAGGCACAGCTCGCGGCGGCCATGCAGCAACTGATGCAGCAGATCAGCCAGAAGCTGCGCGAACTGGCGCAACGCCTGATGGAAGGCCGCGCCCTGACGCGCGAAGAGCTGGAACAGATGGCCGAACAGGCAGGCATGCGCCGCCTGCAGCAGGCCACGCCGCAGATGCGCCGCTTCATCGAACGGCAGATGCAACAGCAGCTTGGCCTCAACGAGCTGCAACGCCTGCTCGAACAGCTCGAGGCCGCCCTGCAGCAGGCGGGCATGAGTCGCGAAGGTCGGCAACAGGTGCGCCAGATCGCCGAGGGCAACGCCACAGCGCTGCAAGAACAGATCGAACAGTTCGTCGGCGCGGGGCTGGCCCGGCAACTGACCGAGTACCTGCGTCAGGATCCGATGCGTGAGCTGCTGGACCGTCCCATCGACCAACTCAACCCGCGCGAGATCGAGGCGCTGCGTGACGAGGTGCGCCGTCTGGTGGCGCGTTTGCGTACCCGCGCGGCGCTGCGCAACCGCCGCCATCGCGCCGGCGCGCTGGACGCCAAAGCCACCGTGCGCTACGCACAGCGCTACGGCGGCGTGCCGCTCGAACTACGCTTCCGCCGCAAGCGGCTCAAGCCCAAACTGGCGGTGATCTGTGATATCTCGACCTCGATGCGGCCCCACGCCAGCTTCATGCTCACCATGATGTACGAACTGCAGGACGTGGTGGCCCATACGCGCTCGTTCGCGTTTATCGAGGACATGCATGACATCACGCAGGAGTTCACCGGCAAGCGACCACAGGAGGCGATTCGCGAGGTATTGCGACGCATACCACCGGGCTACTACTCCACCGATCTGGGGCGGAGTCTGGCGACCTTCTGCCGCCAGCATCTGGACGCCGTCGATCGGCGCACCACCGTGATCATTCTGGGCGATGGCCGCAACAACTTCAACGATCCGCGCCTGGACTGCCTGGACACGATTCGGCGCCACGCGCGACGCGTGCTGTGGTTCAACCCCGAACACGAACGGCTGTGGGGCACCGGCGACAGTGACATGCGCCGCTATGTCGGCCATGTGGATGCTGTCTTCCACGTCGCCACGCTACGCCAGCTTGCCGATGCGATCGATCACCTGCTGGCCGAGCGCTGA
- a CDS encoding AAA family ATPase, protein MTFASMQDVRDALATQQYIATDDIATVVFLAEKLGKPLLAEGPAGVGKTELAKAWAGATGRQLIRLQCYEGLDETKALYEWEYAKQMLYTQLLRDQLRDTLAGARSLSEAADRLAAEEDIFFSMRFLLQRPLLRAILSDEPVVLLIDEIDRADSEFEAFLLEVLSDFQVSVPEIGTLKAKHQPAVFLTSNNTRELSEALKRRCLYLFVDYPSMEAELNIVRLKVPDLAPRVAQQAVELVQHLRALDLKKAPSVSETLDWARALVMLNARTLDRETLDNTLTVLLKHESDVQRARRAMHSPGREPGRLR, encoded by the coding sequence ATGACATTCGCCAGCATGCAGGACGTGCGCGATGCCCTCGCTACGCAGCAGTACATCGCCACCGATGACATCGCCACGGTGGTATTTCTGGCCGAAAAGCTGGGCAAGCCCCTGCTGGCCGAAGGACCGGCGGGCGTGGGCAAGACCGAGCTGGCCAAAGCCTGGGCCGGCGCAACCGGTCGTCAGTTGATCCGCTTGCAGTGCTACGAGGGCCTGGACGAGACCAAGGCGCTCTACGAATGGGAATATGCCAAGCAGATGCTCTACACCCAACTCCTGCGCGACCAACTGCGCGATACGCTGGCCGGCGCGCGCTCGCTCAGCGAAGCCGCCGACCGTCTGGCCGCCGAGGAGGATATCTTTTTCTCGATGCGCTTCCTGCTCCAACGCCCGCTACTGCGCGCGATCCTGTCCGATGAGCCGGTGGTGCTGCTGATCGACGAGATCGACCGCGCCGACAGCGAGTTCGAGGCCTTTCTGCTCGAAGTGCTGAGCGACTTCCAGGTCTCGGTGCCGGAGATCGGCACGCTCAAGGCCAAACACCAGCCCGCAGTCTTCCTGACTTCCAACAACACGCGCGAGCTGTCGGAGGCGCTCAAGCGGCGCTGCCTCTACCTGTTCGTGGATTATCCCAGCATGGAGGCCGAACTGAACATCGTGCGCCTCAAAGTGCCCGACCTCGCGCCGCGCGTCGCGCAGCAGGCCGTGGAGCTGGTGCAGCATCTGCGCGCCCTGGACCTCAAGAAAGCACCGAGTGTCTCCGAAACGCTCGACTGGGCGCGCGCCCTGGTGATGCTCAACGCACGCACGCTGGATCGCGAAACGCTGGACAACACGCTGACGGTGTTGCTCAAGCACGAAAGCGACGTGCAACGCGCCCGCCGGGCGATGCACAGCCCCGGCCGCGAGCCCGGACGCTTGCGCTAG
- a CDS encoding alpha,alpha-trehalose-phosphate synthase (UDP-forming): protein MRDVEQLSQEHQQRLASVSERVLRDRTLILASNRGPVEFRRNEFGQIEGSRGSGGLVTAISAVSRLVAPVWIAAAMTEADREQAATADDRLIEWRNEDARFNLRFVVPDAEDYRRYYNEIANPLLWFLQHYMWDAPRTPNITEDVWAAWAAYERVNAAFADAIFQEIERADHRALVLLQDYHLYLVGSLLRQRVQPATLLSLFVHIPWPGPDYWALLPQQMRDAILRSCCALDVIGFQTNRYRRAFLNTCLAYLPEAQIGYSENTVTLDGHTVHLNVYPISIDVPGLLHMAETSPTVRDHRYRLRGHLGDQTIVRIDRVEPSKNIVRGFQAFELMLEKYPEHRGRVKFLSFLVPSRLSVEEYGRYLEEIMIRVGWINTRYGTGEWQPIELFVGDDYERGIAAMQLYDVLLVNPIIDGMNLVVKEGATVNATGGVIVLSEGAGAAEQLAEGVLMVSPSDIVGTAEALHQALTMPLTERYRRAALLKRLVAEDDIAMWLYHQLEDYEALLERAQTAASTAAPSGDERAGTTAEPQMVAAADGADHVRSNM from the coding sequence ATGAGAGACGTCGAGCAACTGTCGCAGGAACATCAACAGCGCCTCGCCAGCGTCAGCGAGCGCGTGCTGCGCGACCGCACCCTGATTCTGGCCTCCAACCGCGGGCCGGTCGAGTTCCGCCGCAACGAGTTCGGCCAGATCGAGGGCTCGCGCGGCTCGGGCGGCTTGGTAACGGCGATCAGCGCCGTGAGTCGCCTGGTAGCGCCGGTGTGGATCGCCGCCGCCATGACCGAGGCCGACCGCGAGCAGGCGGCCACCGCCGACGATCGACTGATCGAATGGCGCAACGAAGACGCGCGCTTCAACCTGCGCTTCGTGGTGCCCGACGCGGAGGACTACCGGCGCTACTACAACGAGATCGCCAACCCGCTGCTGTGGTTTCTGCAGCACTACATGTGGGACGCGCCGCGCACGCCCAACATCACCGAGGATGTCTGGGCCGCGTGGGCGGCCTACGAGCGTGTCAACGCGGCCTTTGCCGACGCCATCTTCCAGGAGATCGAGCGCGCCGATCATCGTGCGCTGGTGCTGCTGCAGGACTACCACCTCTACCTGGTCGGCAGCCTGCTGCGTCAGCGCGTGCAGCCCGCAACTCTGCTGAGTCTGTTTGTGCATATTCCCTGGCCCGGCCCCGACTACTGGGCGTTGCTGCCGCAGCAGATGCGCGACGCGATCCTGCGTTCGTGCTGCGCCCTGGATGTGATCGGCTTTCAAACCAACCGCTACCGGCGCGCGTTTCTGAATACCTGCCTGGCCTACCTGCCCGAGGCGCAGATCGGCTATAGCGAAAACACCGTCACGCTGGATGGCCATACCGTCCACCTCAATGTCTATCCGATCTCGATCGACGTACCCGGCCTGCTGCACATGGCCGAAACCTCGCCCACCGTGCGCGATCACCGCTACCGGCTGCGCGGCCACCTGGGCGATCAGACCATCGTGCGCATCGACCGTGTCGAGCCGAGCAAAAACATCGTGCGCGGCTTTCAGGCGTTTGAGCTGATGCTGGAGAAGTATCCAGAGCACCGCGGACGGGTCAAGTTCCTGTCGTTCCTGGTGCCCTCGCGCCTCAGCGTTGAGGAGTATGGCCGCTACCTGGAAGAGATCATGATCCGCGTCGGCTGGATCAACACGCGCTACGGCACGGGCGAGTGGCAGCCGATCGAGCTCTTCGTCGGCGATGACTACGAACGGGGTATCGCCGCGATGCAGCTCTATGACGTGCTGCTGGTCAACCCGATCATCGACGGCATGAACCTGGTGGTCAAAGAGGGCGCGACGGTCAACGCCACCGGCGGCGTGATCGTGCTCTCCGAGGGTGCGGGCGCCGCCGAACAACTGGCCGAGGGCGTGTTGATGGTCTCGCCCAGCGACATCGTGGGCACCGCCGAGGCGCTGCACCAGGCGCTGACCATGCCACTCACCGAGCGCTACCGCCGCGCCGCGCTGCTCAAGCGGTTGGTCGCCGAAGATGACATCGCCATGTGGCTGTACCATCAGTTGGAAGACTACGAGGCGCTGCTTGAGCGCGCGCAGACCGCCGCATCGACCGCCGCTCCCTCCGGCGACGAGCGCGCTGGAACCACCGCGGAGCCGCAGATGGTCGCCGCAGCGGACGGCGCCGACCACGTTCGGAGCAACATGTAG
- a CDS encoding class I SAM-dependent methyltransferase encodes MAPDFDRFARFYDADMGGFDEDLPLYRELARRSDGPILDPMCGTGRVVVALAQAGFRCVGMDCSPAMLAVAQRKVVELGLARRLRLVEGDIRAFALPERFGLVLIPLNSFMHLETSADQLAALEAVRRHLQPDGRLVIDLFNPDPRELLADQGVLIHEHTFSLADGGTVQKYVLRRSDLAAQRQQVEFVYDEIDAQGRVMRHMLPFTMRWLYRFEAEHLLARAGFALEALYGDYDLAPYTGDSPQLLIVARPAAD; translated from the coding sequence ATGGCGCCGGATTTCGATCGCTTTGCCCGTTTCTACGACGCCGACATGGGCGGCTTCGACGAGGATCTGCCGCTCTACCGCGAGCTGGCGCGGCGCAGCGATGGCCCGATTCTGGACCCGATGTGCGGCACCGGGCGGGTGGTCGTCGCGCTGGCGCAGGCCGGCTTTCGTTGTGTGGGCATGGACTGCTCGCCGGCGATGCTGGCCGTAGCGCAGCGTAAGGTCGTGGAGCTGGGCCTCGCCCGCCGCCTGCGCCTGGTCGAGGGCGACATCCGCGCCTTTGCGCTGCCGGAACGCTTTGGCCTGGTGCTGATTCCGCTCAACTCCTTTATGCACCTGGAAACCAGCGCCGATCAGCTCGCTGCGCTGGAGGCCGTGCGCCGCCACCTCCAGCCCGATGGCCGCCTGGTGATCGACCTGTTCAACCCCGACCCGCGCGAGCTGCTGGCCGACCAGGGCGTGCTGATCCATGAACATACCTTCAGCCTCGCCGATGGCGGTACGGTGCAGAAATACGTCCTGCGGCGCAGCGACCTGGCCGCCCAGCGCCAGCAGGTCGAGTTCGTGTACGATGAAATCGACGCCCAGGGCCGTGTCATGCGCCATATGCTGCCCTTCACCATGCGCTGGCTGTACCGCTTCGAAGCCGAGCATCTGTTGGCGCGCGCCGGCTTCGCGCTGGAAGCGCTCTACGGCGACTACGATCTGGCGCCCTACACCGGCGACAGCCCGCAACTGCTGATCGTGGCCCGGCCCGCGGCAGACTGA